Genomic window (Spartobacteria bacterium):
ATTGTAGACGAGGCGCATCGGACGCAATACAAAACATTGGCGGAAAACATGCGTCAGGGATTGCCGAATGCACAGTATCTTGCCTTTACGGGAACGCCACTGCTGGGCAAAGGGCGCAAAACGAATGCCTGGTTTGGCGATTATGTGAGTGAGTATAATTTCTCGCAGTCGACGGATGACGGAGCCACCGTCCCGCTTTTTTACAAAAAGCGTGTGCCGGAGGTACTGATTCATAACGAAGACCTGAGTGCAGAGTTTTGCGAGATTCTGGAAGATGAAAATCTGGACGAGGCGCAGCAGGCAAAATTAGAAAAGCGATTTGCCAAGGAAACCGAAGTGATTATTCGCGATGATCGGCTGGATACCATTGCGGATGATATTGTGTATCATTTTCCCCGTCGCGGTTATCTCGGCAAAGGAATGGTTATCGTTCTGGACAAATTTACAGCGGTCAAGATGTATGACAAGGTAGATATTCGCTGGAAAAAAGCCATCAAAGAGTTGACGGGCAGGATCAGCAAAACCGACGATGAACAGGAAAAGAAGCGACTCAAAACCCGACAGGAATACATGCGACGCCTCGACATGGCCGTGGTGGTCAGTGAACAGGCGGGTGAAGATGAAAAGTTTGAAGCCAGAGAACTGAATATCAAACGCCACCGCGAGCGCCTTCAAACCCTGGATAAGCAGGGACATGATGTGGAATATAAGTTTAAGGATCCGGAAGATCCGCTGCAACTGGTGTTCGTCTGCGCCATGTGGCTGACCGGATTTGACGTGCCCACCCTCTCGACCCTCTATCTCGACAAACCGATGCGTGACCATACGCTGATGCAGGCGATCACCCGCGCCAACCGCGTCAGTTCGGTCGTCATCAACGGCGTTCCCAAGAAAAACGGCGAAGTGGTCGATTATTACAATGTGTTCCGCAACATGAAAAAGGCTCTGGCCGATTATGGAAACGGCGATGACGAGCAGGACGAGCAACCCACCATTCAGGAAAAAGAAAAACTCTTCACGCTGCTGGACGATGCCATTCGCGAAGGGCTTGCGTTCTGCGATGGTGCCGGCGTGCATCTCCCCCGTGTTCTGGAAGAAAAGGAAAAATTCAACCAGTTACGCTGTTTCCATGATTTTGCAAATACCCTGCTGGAAACCGATGAGCGGCGCAAAACATTCGTCGTTTATGACAACACCATCACCGCACTGTATGAAGCCTGTAAACCGGAAATATTAAAAGAGGAA
Coding sequences:
- a CDS encoding type I restriction endonuclease subunit R yields the protein MRQGLPNAQYLAFTGTPLLGKGRKTNAWFGDYVSEYNFSQSTDDGATVPLFYKKRVPEVLIHNEDLSAEFCEILEDENLDEAQQAKLEKRFAKETEVIIRDDRLDTIADDIVYHFPRRGYLGKGMVIVLDKFTAVKMYDKVDIRWKKAIKELTGRISKTDDEQEKKRLKTRQEYMRRLDMAVVVSEQAGEDEKFEARELNIKRHRERLQTLDKQGHDVEYKFKDPEDPLQLVFVCAMWLTGFDVPTLSTLYLDKPMRDHTLMQAITRANRVSSVVINGVPKKNGEVVDYYNVFRNMKKALADYGNGDDEQDEQPTIQEKEKLFTLLDDAIREGLAFCDGAGVHLPRVLEEKEKFNQLRCFHDFANTLLETDERRKTFVVYDNTITALYEACKPEILKEENRPMVDVFQYLRGVIDRTVQQSDITSACHRISDLLDQSVVTDKGKATVDEALTGYQIVQRGKSLDLSKVDFDKLKTEFQAADHKNIKVVELRSFIEKKLENMLKQNVTRADFAQRMQEIIDGYNAGCSSTENYYDDLMNFAEDLKEEDERHIREGLTVDELELFDLLKKESMTADEKQRLKLAARDLLRRLLEEQPNVLVQDWFRDEQSKLKVKHAVEVVLDKDLPESYDRALFNEKCEAVFNLVYEYACSGRKWCA